One genomic window of Manihot esculenta cultivar AM560-2 chromosome 16, M.esculenta_v8, whole genome shotgun sequence includes the following:
- the LOC110603823 gene encoding carbon catabolite repressor protein 4 homolog 6 isoform X1: MKRSAAPIRFIAAAAADTPAMSSRSSYRGGRKQWGRCFSDMPCTGGRDQEVVTGESHIQSVREANLGIRQAAGGGFSRPRPYNQSQHLHRPPRYNPNQHFRQPPPFVQSQNHQFRQASHFDQNPAFRPPQQFRPRPPKPLDYREWEYAKKVPPPNSDKFIVLSYNILADYLAISHRSKLYFHIPRYMLDWDWRKRNILFELGLWSADIMCFQEVDRFQDLEEQLKIWGYNGIWKMRTGNAVDGCAIFWRTSRFKLLHEESVEFNKLGLRDNVCQICVLEQLTSKHCNADSSALPTSSEGSDKVVICNIHVLYNPRRGEIKLGQVRTLLDKAHAVSKTWNAPVVLCGDFNCTPKSPLYNFISEQKLDLSGVDRDKVSGQASAEIRPPRPYNPSHNTNPNPRTHSSNNSIPATLMADNQLGDSLSDTQIQNNPDKIEENISSSNYHSEPLHARTMLDGSDMSFKTMQSGTKENAISVEETKGTQQDVTNNCKEGSESTMSVLIDNIKENLTISHSESQFAVDQMNVQIYNLTPTLASNAQDAYPDKNEMEQMKSGSLSSQGLSCEHSHSNIYEENKGAESNNLSQSLKVSLLESSGNLPSQLIINDENCNPSDTCQTNISSVSTSIYHPDKKLDDAYPQNRNNIQGESRMLRESQSAFLSALHKSEDSPDFCQIGQSDFAHSQNEFSSDPNDSQSPSPSNEGLDDFSLDLDSEAVNVDRTAYDPSLWTPMEIATATGNPDSTSLEHPLKLKSTYAEVEVDILDCSGTRDSNGEPLVTSYNRCFLGTVDYIWYSEGLQTIRVLAPIPKHAMQWTPGFPTKKWGSDHIALASELAFTKNNE; this comes from the exons ATGAAGCGCTCTGCTGCTCCTATTCGATTCATCGCCGCTGCGGCCGCAGACACTCCTGCTATGTCTTCTCGCTCTTCT TATCGAGGTGGCAGAAAGCAATGGGGAAGATGCTTTTCCGACATGCCTTGTACCGGCGGAAGAGACCAGGAAGTTGTGACTGGAGAATCGCACATCCAGTCAGTTCGGGAAGCCAATTTAGGTATCCGTCAAGCAGCAGGTGGAGGTTTCAGTAGACCGCGACCTTACAATCAAAGCCAGCATCTTCATCGACCTCCGCGTTACAATCCAAATCAACATTTTCGACAACCTCCACCATTCGTTCAGAGTCAAAACCATCAGTTTCGTCAAGCTTCGCATTTTGATCAGAATCCAGCTTTTCGACCGCCTCAGCAGTTCCGACCGCGACCTCCGAAGCCCTTGGATTATCGGGAGTGGGAGTATGCAAAAAAGGTGCCTCCTCCTAATTCTG ATAAGTTTATTGTTCTTTCCTATAATATACTGGCTGATTATCTTGCTATTAGCCATCGGAGCAAACTTTACTTTCACATACCACGCTATATGTTAGACTGGGATTGGAGAAAGAGAAATATACTTTTTGAGCTTGGCTTATGGTCAGCTGATATAATGTGCTTTCAG GAGGTTGATAGATTTCAGGATTTAGAAGAACAGTTGAAGATATGGGGATATAATGGCATTTGGAAG ATGCGAACTGGCAATGCAGTCGATGGTTGTGCAATCTTTTGGAGAACATCAAG ATTCAAGTTGCTGCATGAAGAATCTGTTGAGTTCAATAAGCTTGGACTTCGGGATAATGTCTGTCAGATATGTGTGCTAGAG CAGTTAACAAGTAAACATTGTAATGCAGATTCATCGGCACTGCCTACGAG TTCAGAAGGTTCTGATAAAGTTGTCATATGTAATATTCATGTACTTTACAATCCTAGAAGAGGAGAAATTAAGCTTGGTCAG GTTAGAACACTTCTAGATAAAGCACATGCTGTTTCGAAAACGTGGAATGCGCCGGTTGTTCTTTGTGGAGATTTTAACTGTACTCCAAAG AGTCCGTTGTACAACTTTATCTCAGAACAGAAG TTAGATTTGTCTGGAGTAGATCGAGATAAAGTATCAGGACAAGCTTCTGCTGAAATACGTCCTCCAAGGCCATATAACCCAAGTCATAATACTAATCCCAATCCCAG GACTCATTCTTCCAATAACTCAATTCCAGCTACTCTGATGGCAGATAACCAGCTGGGTGATTCTCTTTCTGATACACAGATACAGAATAACCCAGACAAAATTGAGGAGAATATTTCTTCTAGTAATTATCACTCTGAGCCTCTACATGCTAGAACCATGCTTGATGGGTCTGACATGTCATTCAAAACTATGCAGTCTGGGACTAAGGAAAATGCAATATCTGTTGAAGAGACAAAAGGAACTCAGCAGGATGTTACAAACAACTGTAAGGAAGGTTCTGAGTCAACTATGTCAGTTTTGATTGATAACATTAAGGAAAATCTAACTATATCTCACAGTGAAAGTCAGTTTGCTGTTGATCAAATGAATGTGCAGATTTATAACTTGACTCCCACATTAGCTTCCAATGCTCAAGACGCCTATCCTGATAAGAATGAGATGGAGCAGATGAAGTCTGGTTCTCTTTCTAGTCAAGGATTGTCATGTGAGCATTCCCATTCTAATATTTATGAAGAAAATAAAGGCGCAGAATCCAATAATCTTTCACAATCTCTTAAAGTCTCTCTTCTGGAGAGCTCTGGAAATCTGCCATCCCAGCTTATTATTAATGATGAGAATTGTAACCCTTCAGACACCTGTCAAACCAATATCTCAAGCGTCTCTACAAGCATTTACCATCCAGATAAGAAACTGGATGATGCATATCCGCAGAATAGAAACAACATCCAAGGGGAAAGCAGGATGCTACGTGAAAGTCAGAGTGCATTTTTGTCTGCACTGCATAAGTCGGAAGATTCCCCAGATTTTTGTCAAATTGGACAATCAGATTTTGCTCATTCCCAGAATGAATTTTCTTCTGATCCAAATGACTCTCAGTCGCCTTCACCTAGTAATGAAGGTCTTGATGACTTTTCTCTGGACCTGGATTCCGAGGCTGTCAATGTGGACAGAACTGCATATGATCCATCATTGTGGACTCCAATGGAAATAGCAACTGCGACTGGCAATCCAGACAGCACAAGTTTGGAACATCCTTTAAAGCTCAAAAGCACATATGCAGAAGTTGAGGTAGATATCTTG GACTGTTCGGGGACAAGAGACTCAAATGGAGAACCCTTGGTGACCAGCTACAACAGGTGTTTCTTAGGCACAGTTGACTACATATG GTATTCAGAAGGTCTCCAGACTATCCGGGTGCTTGCTCCAATACCTAAACACGCTATGCAATGGACACCTGGCTTTCCAACAAAG AAATGGGGAAGCGATCATATTGCCTTAGCTTCTGAGTTGGCATTCACCAAAAACAATGAATAA
- the LOC110603823 gene encoding carbon catabolite repressor protein 4 homolog 6 isoform X3, with amino-acid sequence MKRSAAPIRFIAAAAADTPAMSSRSSYRGGRKQWGRCFSDMPCTGGRDQEVVTGESHIQSVREANLGIRQAAGGGFSRPRPYNQSQHLHRPPRYNPNQHFRQPPPFVQSQNHQFRQASHFDQNPAFRPPQQFRPRPPKPLDYREWEYAKKVPPPNSDKFIVLSYNILADYLAISHRSKLYFHIPRYMLDWDWRKRNILFELGLWSADIMCFQEVDRFQDLEEQLKIWGYNGIWKMRTGNAVDGCAIFWRTSRFKLLHEESVEFNKLGLRDNVCQICVLEQLTSKHCNADSSALPTSSEGSDKVVICNIHVLYNPRRGEIKLGQVRTLLDKAHAVSKTWNAPVVLCGDFNCTPKSPLYNFISEQKLDLSGVDRDKVSGQASAEIRPPRPYNPSHNTNPNPRTHSSNNSIPATLMADNQLGDSLSDTQIQNNPDKIEENISSSNYHSEPLHARTMLDGSDMSFKTMQSGTKENAISVEETKGTQQDVTNNCKEGSESTMSVLIDNIKENLTISHSESQFAVDQMNVQIYNLTPTLASNAQDAYPDKNEMEQMKSGSLSSQGLSCEHSHSNIYEENKGAESNNLSQSLKVSLLESSGNLPSQLIINDENCNPSDTCQTNISSVSTSIYHPDKKLDDAYPQNRNNIQGESRMLRESQSAFLSALHKSEDSPDFCQIGQSDFAHSQNEFSSDPNDSQSPSPSNEGLDDFSLDLDSEAVNVDRTAYDPSLWTPMEIATATGNPDSTSLEHPLKLKSTYAEVEDCSGTRDSNGEPLVTSYNRCFLGTVDYIWYSEGLQTIRVLAPIPKHAMQWTPGFPTKKWGSDHIALASELAFTKNNE; translated from the exons ATGAAGCGCTCTGCTGCTCCTATTCGATTCATCGCCGCTGCGGCCGCAGACACTCCTGCTATGTCTTCTCGCTCTTCT TATCGAGGTGGCAGAAAGCAATGGGGAAGATGCTTTTCCGACATGCCTTGTACCGGCGGAAGAGACCAGGAAGTTGTGACTGGAGAATCGCACATCCAGTCAGTTCGGGAAGCCAATTTAGGTATCCGTCAAGCAGCAGGTGGAGGTTTCAGTAGACCGCGACCTTACAATCAAAGCCAGCATCTTCATCGACCTCCGCGTTACAATCCAAATCAACATTTTCGACAACCTCCACCATTCGTTCAGAGTCAAAACCATCAGTTTCGTCAAGCTTCGCATTTTGATCAGAATCCAGCTTTTCGACCGCCTCAGCAGTTCCGACCGCGACCTCCGAAGCCCTTGGATTATCGGGAGTGGGAGTATGCAAAAAAGGTGCCTCCTCCTAATTCTG ATAAGTTTATTGTTCTTTCCTATAATATACTGGCTGATTATCTTGCTATTAGCCATCGGAGCAAACTTTACTTTCACATACCACGCTATATGTTAGACTGGGATTGGAGAAAGAGAAATATACTTTTTGAGCTTGGCTTATGGTCAGCTGATATAATGTGCTTTCAG GAGGTTGATAGATTTCAGGATTTAGAAGAACAGTTGAAGATATGGGGATATAATGGCATTTGGAAG ATGCGAACTGGCAATGCAGTCGATGGTTGTGCAATCTTTTGGAGAACATCAAG ATTCAAGTTGCTGCATGAAGAATCTGTTGAGTTCAATAAGCTTGGACTTCGGGATAATGTCTGTCAGATATGTGTGCTAGAG CAGTTAACAAGTAAACATTGTAATGCAGATTCATCGGCACTGCCTACGAG TTCAGAAGGTTCTGATAAAGTTGTCATATGTAATATTCATGTACTTTACAATCCTAGAAGAGGAGAAATTAAGCTTGGTCAG GTTAGAACACTTCTAGATAAAGCACATGCTGTTTCGAAAACGTGGAATGCGCCGGTTGTTCTTTGTGGAGATTTTAACTGTACTCCAAAG AGTCCGTTGTACAACTTTATCTCAGAACAGAAG TTAGATTTGTCTGGAGTAGATCGAGATAAAGTATCAGGACAAGCTTCTGCTGAAATACGTCCTCCAAGGCCATATAACCCAAGTCATAATACTAATCCCAATCCCAG GACTCATTCTTCCAATAACTCAATTCCAGCTACTCTGATGGCAGATAACCAGCTGGGTGATTCTCTTTCTGATACACAGATACAGAATAACCCAGACAAAATTGAGGAGAATATTTCTTCTAGTAATTATCACTCTGAGCCTCTACATGCTAGAACCATGCTTGATGGGTCTGACATGTCATTCAAAACTATGCAGTCTGGGACTAAGGAAAATGCAATATCTGTTGAAGAGACAAAAGGAACTCAGCAGGATGTTACAAACAACTGTAAGGAAGGTTCTGAGTCAACTATGTCAGTTTTGATTGATAACATTAAGGAAAATCTAACTATATCTCACAGTGAAAGTCAGTTTGCTGTTGATCAAATGAATGTGCAGATTTATAACTTGACTCCCACATTAGCTTCCAATGCTCAAGACGCCTATCCTGATAAGAATGAGATGGAGCAGATGAAGTCTGGTTCTCTTTCTAGTCAAGGATTGTCATGTGAGCATTCCCATTCTAATATTTATGAAGAAAATAAAGGCGCAGAATCCAATAATCTTTCACAATCTCTTAAAGTCTCTCTTCTGGAGAGCTCTGGAAATCTGCCATCCCAGCTTATTATTAATGATGAGAATTGTAACCCTTCAGACACCTGTCAAACCAATATCTCAAGCGTCTCTACAAGCATTTACCATCCAGATAAGAAACTGGATGATGCATATCCGCAGAATAGAAACAACATCCAAGGGGAAAGCAGGATGCTACGTGAAAGTCAGAGTGCATTTTTGTCTGCACTGCATAAGTCGGAAGATTCCCCAGATTTTTGTCAAATTGGACAATCAGATTTTGCTCATTCCCAGAATGAATTTTCTTCTGATCCAAATGACTCTCAGTCGCCTTCACCTAGTAATGAAGGTCTTGATGACTTTTCTCTGGACCTGGATTCCGAGGCTGTCAATGTGGACAGAACTGCATATGATCCATCATTGTGGACTCCAATGGAAATAGCAACTGCGACTGGCAATCCAGACAGCACAAGTTTGGAACATCCTTTAAAGCTCAAAAGCACATATGCAGAAGTTGAG GACTGTTCGGGGACAAGAGACTCAAATGGAGAACCCTTGGTGACCAGCTACAACAGGTGTTTCTTAGGCACAGTTGACTACATATG GTATTCAGAAGGTCTCCAGACTATCCGGGTGCTTGCTCCAATACCTAAACACGCTATGCAATGGACACCTGGCTTTCCAACAAAG AAATGGGGAAGCGATCATATTGCCTTAGCTTCTGAGTTGGCATTCACCAAAAACAATGAATAA
- the LOC110603823 gene encoding carbon catabolite repressor protein 4 homolog 6 isoform X2, with amino-acid sequence MKRSAAPIRFIAAAAADTPAMSSRSSYRGGRKQWGRCFSDMPCTGGRDQEVVTGESHIQSVREANLGIRQAAGGGFSRPRPYNQSQHLHRPPRYNPNQHFRQPPPFVQSQNHQFRQASHFDQNPAFRPPQQFRPRPPKPLDYREWEYAKKVPPPNSDKFIVLSYNILADYLAISHRSKLYFHIPRYMLDWDWRKRNILFELGLWSADIMCFQEVDRFQDLEEQLKIWGYNGIWKMRTGNAVDGCAIFWRTSRFKLLHEESVEFNKLGLRDNVCQICVLELTSKHCNADSSALPTSSEGSDKVVICNIHVLYNPRRGEIKLGQVRTLLDKAHAVSKTWNAPVVLCGDFNCTPKSPLYNFISEQKLDLSGVDRDKVSGQASAEIRPPRPYNPSHNTNPNPRTHSSNNSIPATLMADNQLGDSLSDTQIQNNPDKIEENISSSNYHSEPLHARTMLDGSDMSFKTMQSGTKENAISVEETKGTQQDVTNNCKEGSESTMSVLIDNIKENLTISHSESQFAVDQMNVQIYNLTPTLASNAQDAYPDKNEMEQMKSGSLSSQGLSCEHSHSNIYEENKGAESNNLSQSLKVSLLESSGNLPSQLIINDENCNPSDTCQTNISSVSTSIYHPDKKLDDAYPQNRNNIQGESRMLRESQSAFLSALHKSEDSPDFCQIGQSDFAHSQNEFSSDPNDSQSPSPSNEGLDDFSLDLDSEAVNVDRTAYDPSLWTPMEIATATGNPDSTSLEHPLKLKSTYAEVEVDILDCSGTRDSNGEPLVTSYNRCFLGTVDYIWYSEGLQTIRVLAPIPKHAMQWTPGFPTKKWGSDHIALASELAFTKNNE; translated from the exons ATGAAGCGCTCTGCTGCTCCTATTCGATTCATCGCCGCTGCGGCCGCAGACACTCCTGCTATGTCTTCTCGCTCTTCT TATCGAGGTGGCAGAAAGCAATGGGGAAGATGCTTTTCCGACATGCCTTGTACCGGCGGAAGAGACCAGGAAGTTGTGACTGGAGAATCGCACATCCAGTCAGTTCGGGAAGCCAATTTAGGTATCCGTCAAGCAGCAGGTGGAGGTTTCAGTAGACCGCGACCTTACAATCAAAGCCAGCATCTTCATCGACCTCCGCGTTACAATCCAAATCAACATTTTCGACAACCTCCACCATTCGTTCAGAGTCAAAACCATCAGTTTCGTCAAGCTTCGCATTTTGATCAGAATCCAGCTTTTCGACCGCCTCAGCAGTTCCGACCGCGACCTCCGAAGCCCTTGGATTATCGGGAGTGGGAGTATGCAAAAAAGGTGCCTCCTCCTAATTCTG ATAAGTTTATTGTTCTTTCCTATAATATACTGGCTGATTATCTTGCTATTAGCCATCGGAGCAAACTTTACTTTCACATACCACGCTATATGTTAGACTGGGATTGGAGAAAGAGAAATATACTTTTTGAGCTTGGCTTATGGTCAGCTGATATAATGTGCTTTCAG GAGGTTGATAGATTTCAGGATTTAGAAGAACAGTTGAAGATATGGGGATATAATGGCATTTGGAAG ATGCGAACTGGCAATGCAGTCGATGGTTGTGCAATCTTTTGGAGAACATCAAG ATTCAAGTTGCTGCATGAAGAATCTGTTGAGTTCAATAAGCTTGGACTTCGGGATAATGTCTGTCAGATATGTGTGCTAGAG TTAACAAGTAAACATTGTAATGCAGATTCATCGGCACTGCCTACGAG TTCAGAAGGTTCTGATAAAGTTGTCATATGTAATATTCATGTACTTTACAATCCTAGAAGAGGAGAAATTAAGCTTGGTCAG GTTAGAACACTTCTAGATAAAGCACATGCTGTTTCGAAAACGTGGAATGCGCCGGTTGTTCTTTGTGGAGATTTTAACTGTACTCCAAAG AGTCCGTTGTACAACTTTATCTCAGAACAGAAG TTAGATTTGTCTGGAGTAGATCGAGATAAAGTATCAGGACAAGCTTCTGCTGAAATACGTCCTCCAAGGCCATATAACCCAAGTCATAATACTAATCCCAATCCCAG GACTCATTCTTCCAATAACTCAATTCCAGCTACTCTGATGGCAGATAACCAGCTGGGTGATTCTCTTTCTGATACACAGATACAGAATAACCCAGACAAAATTGAGGAGAATATTTCTTCTAGTAATTATCACTCTGAGCCTCTACATGCTAGAACCATGCTTGATGGGTCTGACATGTCATTCAAAACTATGCAGTCTGGGACTAAGGAAAATGCAATATCTGTTGAAGAGACAAAAGGAACTCAGCAGGATGTTACAAACAACTGTAAGGAAGGTTCTGAGTCAACTATGTCAGTTTTGATTGATAACATTAAGGAAAATCTAACTATATCTCACAGTGAAAGTCAGTTTGCTGTTGATCAAATGAATGTGCAGATTTATAACTTGACTCCCACATTAGCTTCCAATGCTCAAGACGCCTATCCTGATAAGAATGAGATGGAGCAGATGAAGTCTGGTTCTCTTTCTAGTCAAGGATTGTCATGTGAGCATTCCCATTCTAATATTTATGAAGAAAATAAAGGCGCAGAATCCAATAATCTTTCACAATCTCTTAAAGTCTCTCTTCTGGAGAGCTCTGGAAATCTGCCATCCCAGCTTATTATTAATGATGAGAATTGTAACCCTTCAGACACCTGTCAAACCAATATCTCAAGCGTCTCTACAAGCATTTACCATCCAGATAAGAAACTGGATGATGCATATCCGCAGAATAGAAACAACATCCAAGGGGAAAGCAGGATGCTACGTGAAAGTCAGAGTGCATTTTTGTCTGCACTGCATAAGTCGGAAGATTCCCCAGATTTTTGTCAAATTGGACAATCAGATTTTGCTCATTCCCAGAATGAATTTTCTTCTGATCCAAATGACTCTCAGTCGCCTTCACCTAGTAATGAAGGTCTTGATGACTTTTCTCTGGACCTGGATTCCGAGGCTGTCAATGTGGACAGAACTGCATATGATCCATCATTGTGGACTCCAATGGAAATAGCAACTGCGACTGGCAATCCAGACAGCACAAGTTTGGAACATCCTTTAAAGCTCAAAAGCACATATGCAGAAGTTGAGGTAGATATCTTG GACTGTTCGGGGACAAGAGACTCAAATGGAGAACCCTTGGTGACCAGCTACAACAGGTGTTTCTTAGGCACAGTTGACTACATATG GTATTCAGAAGGTCTCCAGACTATCCGGGTGCTTGCTCCAATACCTAAACACGCTATGCAATGGACACCTGGCTTTCCAACAAAG AAATGGGGAAGCGATCATATTGCCTTAGCTTCTGAGTTGGCATTCACCAAAAACAATGAATAA
- the LOC110603823 gene encoding carbon catabolite repressor protein 4 homolog 6 isoform X4: protein MKRSAAPIRFIAAAAADTPAMSSRSSYRGGRKQWGRCFSDMPCTGGRDQEVVTGESHIQSVREANLGIRQAAGGGFSRPRPYNQSQHLHRPPRYNPNQHFRQPPPFVQSQNHQFRQASHFDQNPAFRPPQQFRPRPPKPLDYREWEYAKKEVDRFQDLEEQLKIWGYNGIWKMRTGNAVDGCAIFWRTSRFKLLHEESVEFNKLGLRDNVCQICVLEQLTSKHCNADSSALPTSSEGSDKVVICNIHVLYNPRRGEIKLGQVRTLLDKAHAVSKTWNAPVVLCGDFNCTPKSPLYNFISEQKLDLSGVDRDKVSGQASAEIRPPRPYNPSHNTNPNPRTHSSNNSIPATLMADNQLGDSLSDTQIQNNPDKIEENISSSNYHSEPLHARTMLDGSDMSFKTMQSGTKENAISVEETKGTQQDVTNNCKEGSESTMSVLIDNIKENLTISHSESQFAVDQMNVQIYNLTPTLASNAQDAYPDKNEMEQMKSGSLSSQGLSCEHSHSNIYEENKGAESNNLSQSLKVSLLESSGNLPSQLIINDENCNPSDTCQTNISSVSTSIYHPDKKLDDAYPQNRNNIQGESRMLRESQSAFLSALHKSEDSPDFCQIGQSDFAHSQNEFSSDPNDSQSPSPSNEGLDDFSLDLDSEAVNVDRTAYDPSLWTPMEIATATGNPDSTSLEHPLKLKSTYAEVEVDILDCSGTRDSNGEPLVTSYNRCFLGTVDYIWYSEGLQTIRVLAPIPKHAMQWTPGFPTKKWGSDHIALASELAFTKNNE from the exons ATGAAGCGCTCTGCTGCTCCTATTCGATTCATCGCCGCTGCGGCCGCAGACACTCCTGCTATGTCTTCTCGCTCTTCT TATCGAGGTGGCAGAAAGCAATGGGGAAGATGCTTTTCCGACATGCCTTGTACCGGCGGAAGAGACCAGGAAGTTGTGACTGGAGAATCGCACATCCAGTCAGTTCGGGAAGCCAATTTAGGTATCCGTCAAGCAGCAGGTGGAGGTTTCAGTAGACCGCGACCTTACAATCAAAGCCAGCATCTTCATCGACCTCCGCGTTACAATCCAAATCAACATTTTCGACAACCTCCACCATTCGTTCAGAGTCAAAACCATCAGTTTCGTCAAGCTTCGCATTTTGATCAGAATCCAGCTTTTCGACCGCCTCAGCAGTTCCGACCGCGACCTCCGAAGCCCTTGGATTATCGGGAGTGGGAGTATGCAAAAAAG GAGGTTGATAGATTTCAGGATTTAGAAGAACAGTTGAAGATATGGGGATATAATGGCATTTGGAAG ATGCGAACTGGCAATGCAGTCGATGGTTGTGCAATCTTTTGGAGAACATCAAG ATTCAAGTTGCTGCATGAAGAATCTGTTGAGTTCAATAAGCTTGGACTTCGGGATAATGTCTGTCAGATATGTGTGCTAGAG CAGTTAACAAGTAAACATTGTAATGCAGATTCATCGGCACTGCCTACGAG TTCAGAAGGTTCTGATAAAGTTGTCATATGTAATATTCATGTACTTTACAATCCTAGAAGAGGAGAAATTAAGCTTGGTCAG GTTAGAACACTTCTAGATAAAGCACATGCTGTTTCGAAAACGTGGAATGCGCCGGTTGTTCTTTGTGGAGATTTTAACTGTACTCCAAAG AGTCCGTTGTACAACTTTATCTCAGAACAGAAG TTAGATTTGTCTGGAGTAGATCGAGATAAAGTATCAGGACAAGCTTCTGCTGAAATACGTCCTCCAAGGCCATATAACCCAAGTCATAATACTAATCCCAATCCCAG GACTCATTCTTCCAATAACTCAATTCCAGCTACTCTGATGGCAGATAACCAGCTGGGTGATTCTCTTTCTGATACACAGATACAGAATAACCCAGACAAAATTGAGGAGAATATTTCTTCTAGTAATTATCACTCTGAGCCTCTACATGCTAGAACCATGCTTGATGGGTCTGACATGTCATTCAAAACTATGCAGTCTGGGACTAAGGAAAATGCAATATCTGTTGAAGAGACAAAAGGAACTCAGCAGGATGTTACAAACAACTGTAAGGAAGGTTCTGAGTCAACTATGTCAGTTTTGATTGATAACATTAAGGAAAATCTAACTATATCTCACAGTGAAAGTCAGTTTGCTGTTGATCAAATGAATGTGCAGATTTATAACTTGACTCCCACATTAGCTTCCAATGCTCAAGACGCCTATCCTGATAAGAATGAGATGGAGCAGATGAAGTCTGGTTCTCTTTCTAGTCAAGGATTGTCATGTGAGCATTCCCATTCTAATATTTATGAAGAAAATAAAGGCGCAGAATCCAATAATCTTTCACAATCTCTTAAAGTCTCTCTTCTGGAGAGCTCTGGAAATCTGCCATCCCAGCTTATTATTAATGATGAGAATTGTAACCCTTCAGACACCTGTCAAACCAATATCTCAAGCGTCTCTACAAGCATTTACCATCCAGATAAGAAACTGGATGATGCATATCCGCAGAATAGAAACAACATCCAAGGGGAAAGCAGGATGCTACGTGAAAGTCAGAGTGCATTTTTGTCTGCACTGCATAAGTCGGAAGATTCCCCAGATTTTTGTCAAATTGGACAATCAGATTTTGCTCATTCCCAGAATGAATTTTCTTCTGATCCAAATGACTCTCAGTCGCCTTCACCTAGTAATGAAGGTCTTGATGACTTTTCTCTGGACCTGGATTCCGAGGCTGTCAATGTGGACAGAACTGCATATGATCCATCATTGTGGACTCCAATGGAAATAGCAACTGCGACTGGCAATCCAGACAGCACAAGTTTGGAACATCCTTTAAAGCTCAAAAGCACATATGCAGAAGTTGAGGTAGATATCTTG GACTGTTCGGGGACAAGAGACTCAAATGGAGAACCCTTGGTGACCAGCTACAACAGGTGTTTCTTAGGCACAGTTGACTACATATG GTATTCAGAAGGTCTCCAGACTATCCGGGTGCTTGCTCCAATACCTAAACACGCTATGCAATGGACACCTGGCTTTCCAACAAAG AAATGGGGAAGCGATCATATTGCCTTAGCTTCTGAGTTGGCATTCACCAAAAACAATGAATAA